A genomic stretch from Empedobacter stercoris includes:
- a CDS encoding efflux transporter outer membrane subunit — MKKYRILNITLIAAGLFAVQSCFVAKDYNRPEAVVNEANFRTDVIAKDSANVATVSWKQIFTDSQLQALINQGLQNNLDIRSALQNIAVAEAYAKQGKAGYLPTLSVGPKYSFTESSKNTPFGAMMTDRSQNQYELSGNLSWEADIWGKIRSNQRASAATYLQTIEAHKAVKTQIVASIANAYYNLLALDEQKRILDKTLINREQSLETTKALKEAGSVTEVAVNQTEAQLYSVKSMLVDVENGIKLNENVMSILLGTNPQSINRTNLASQQVNQTLSVGVPAQLLENRPDIKAAEFGLMNAFENVNIANASFYPSLTISATGGVQGIDIDKLFNAQSLFASVIGGLTQPLLQQRRLRTQKEVALANQENALINYKSKILNASKEVSDALYTYDAATKKVEYKQKEYQLYNQAITYSEELLNYGMANYLEVITARDNGLNAELNVVDAKLTSLSSMVELYRAVGGGWQ; from the coding sequence ATGAAAAAGTACAGAATTTTAAATATTACTTTAATCGCAGCTGGATTGTTTGCTGTTCAATCTTGTTTCGTAGCAAAAGACTATAACCGTCCTGAAGCTGTTGTAAATGAAGCAAACTTCAGAACAGATGTTATTGCAAAAGACAGTGCAAATGTTGCAACTGTTTCTTGGAAACAAATTTTTACAGATTCGCAATTACAAGCTTTGATTAATCAAGGTTTACAAAATAATTTAGACATACGTTCGGCTCTGCAAAATATTGCAGTAGCTGAGGCGTATGCCAAACAAGGTAAAGCGGGTTATTTACCAACTTTATCTGTTGGACCAAAATACTCTTTTACAGAAAGTTCTAAAAATACACCATTTGGTGCAATGATGACGGACAGAAGTCAAAATCAATACGAGCTTTCAGGTAATTTAAGTTGGGAAGCAGATATTTGGGGTAAAATCAGAAGTAATCAACGTGCATCTGCTGCAACTTATTTGCAAACTATAGAAGCACACAAAGCGGTTAAAACTCAAATTGTAGCATCTATTGCGAATGCTTATTATAATTTATTAGCATTAGATGAGCAAAAAAGAATTTTAGACAAAACGTTGATCAACCGCGAACAAAGTTTAGAAACAACAAAAGCTTTAAAAGAAGCTGGTAGTGTAACAGAAGTTGCTGTTAATCAAACAGAAGCTCAGTTGTATAGCGTGAAATCTATGTTGGTTGATGTTGAAAACGGAATTAAATTAAACGAAAATGTGATGAGTATTTTGTTAGGAACAAATCCTCAATCAATTAATCGTACAAATTTAGCTTCTCAACAAGTTAACCAAACTTTATCAGTTGGTGTGCCAGCGCAATTGTTAGAAAATCGTCCTGATATCAAAGCTGCAGAGTTTGGATTGATGAATGCTTTTGAGAATGTAAATATAGCAAACGCAAGTTTTTATCCTTCTTTAACTATATCAGCAACAGGTGGTGTACAAGGAATTGATATTGATAAATTATTTAATGCGCAATCATTATTTGCATCTGTTATTGGAGGCTTAACGCAACCACTTTTACAACAACGTAGATTACGTACACAAAAAGAAGTAGCTTTAGCGAATCAAGAAAATGCTTTAATTAATTATAAAAGTAAAATCTTGAACGCAAGTAAAGAGGTTTCTGATGCATTGTATACGTATGATGCGGCGACTAAGAAAGTTGAATATAAACAGAAAGAATATCAATTATATAATCAAGCAATTACCTATTCTGAAGAATTGTTAAACTACGGTATGGCAAATTATTTAGAAGTAATTACTGCAAGAGACAATGGATTGAATGCAGAGTTGAATGTAGTTGATGCGAAGTTAACGTCTTTATCATCAATGGTCGAGTTGTATCGTGCTGTTGGAGGTGGATGGCAATAA
- a CDS encoding efflux RND transporter permease subunit has product MLKTFIERPVLSTVISIIILILGILGLIALPVTQYPDIAPATVKISASYPGANAKTVMESVIIPIEEQVNGVEGMDYIQSTASNNGSASIDVVFKPGVDGDIAQVNVQNRVARATPLLPSEVTRSGVVTQKQQTSALMFTSFYSTNPKYDEIYLQNYLNINIIPALKRVNGVGDAQVFGAMTYSMRIWLDPSRMASYGLIPSDVSAALSQESLEAAAGSLGENSGQSFQYTITYSGRYKTEDQYRNIVIKSLPNGEVLKLKDVANVEFGAQSYAGRTNMNGDPSAVFAVYQTPGSNAQEIIVNLREELKKAESQLPDGISYTILMDTNTFLDASIEKVVSTMIEAFILVFIVVYIFLQDFRSTLVPLIAVPVSIIGTFFFLNVAGFSLNLLTLFALTLAIGIVVDDAIVVVEAVHARMETHHETPMDATKNAMDEISGAIVSITLVMCAVFVPVTFISGPTGVFYKQFGITLIVAILISAVNALTLSPALCALFLKPHQEGEVKRNFVQRFFDAFNAAFDRMTHKYGNSFKFLVKHKWISFIIIIASAVGIYGIGKMMPTGFVPAEDNGFIIGNVELPAGASMDRVYEVEKQFQEKIKNIPGIDKATIYSGISIISGAGSNYGMMFVKLKSFEERTTPDLSIQAIIGQLFGAAAQIPDAQMIFFQPPAIPGFGMSSGFELKLLDKTGGDIADFDKVSKEYIGALMQRPEIQYAQTSFNTNFPQYEIDVNIERAKQSGVSVSSIFSTLQGYIGGLYAADFTRFGKQYRVYIQSSPDDRINEMSLNKMFVKTSTGAMAPVSQFVSLKRVYGPNSVDRYNLFTSANITGAVNPGFSTGDAISAINQVTEQTLSTSYGTDFTGLTREEINSGNQTAMIFALCIVFVYFILSAQYESYVLPLSVLLSVPCGVMGAYLSQWLAGLENNIYFQIALVMLVGLLAKNAILIVEFALQRRAHGMTIVQAAIDGAKARLRPILMTSFAFILGLMPLVFATGVSSAGNRSVATGAAFGLLIGTVLGIFVIPILFIVFQTLQEKIKPMKFDRPQEEIEHNNSI; this is encoded by the coding sequence ATGTTAAAAACCTTTATTGAAAGACCCGTACTGTCTACGGTTATTTCTATTATCATACTTATATTGGGTATTCTGGGGCTTATTGCGCTACCAGTTACTCAATATCCAGACATTGCGCCAGCTACTGTAAAAATTTCTGCTTCATATCCTGGAGCGAATGCGAAAACAGTAATGGAGTCTGTAATTATTCCGATCGAGGAACAGGTGAATGGGGTTGAAGGAATGGATTATATTCAATCTACAGCTTCTAACAATGGATCTGCATCTATTGATGTAGTTTTCAAGCCTGGTGTTGATGGGGATATCGCGCAAGTAAACGTTCAAAATCGTGTTGCACGTGCTACACCTTTATTACCTTCAGAGGTAACTCGTTCTGGTGTTGTTACACAAAAGCAACAAACTTCGGCATTGATGTTTACATCTTTCTATTCAACTAATCCTAAGTATGACGAAATATACTTACAAAATTACTTGAATATTAATATTATTCCTGCTTTAAAACGTGTAAATGGTGTAGGTGATGCTCAAGTTTTTGGAGCGATGACTTATTCTATGCGTATTTGGTTAGACCCTTCTCGTATGGCAAGTTATGGCTTGATACCTTCAGATGTTTCTGCAGCATTATCTCAAGAATCTCTTGAAGCTGCTGCTGGATCTTTAGGTGAAAATTCTGGACAATCTTTCCAATATACGATTACCTATTCTGGACGTTATAAAACAGAAGATCAGTATCGTAATATCGTCATTAAATCTTTACCTAATGGAGAAGTTTTAAAATTAAAAGATGTTGCGAATGTAGAATTTGGTGCTCAATCTTATGCAGGACGTACGAATATGAATGGAGATCCTTCTGCTGTATTTGCTGTATACCAAACACCAGGATCTAATGCCCAAGAAATTATTGTTAACTTAAGAGAAGAGTTAAAGAAAGCTGAATCTCAATTACCAGATGGAATTAGTTATACTATTTTGATGGATACTAATACATTCTTAGATGCGTCTATCGAGAAAGTAGTTAGTACGATGATCGAGGCATTTATCTTAGTATTTATCGTGGTATATATTTTCTTACAAGATTTCCGTTCTACATTAGTTCCGTTAATTGCGGTTCCTGTATCTATTATTGGTACATTCTTCTTCCTTAATGTAGCAGGATTCTCGTTAAACTTATTAACGTTATTCGCATTAACGCTCGCCATTGGTATTGTGGTGGATGACGCGATTGTAGTGGTGGAAGCCGTTCACGCTCGTATGGAAACACACCACGAAACTCCGATGGATGCTACTAAAAATGCGATGGATGAAATTTCTGGTGCCATTGTATCGATTACATTAGTTATGTGTGCCGTATTCGTTCCAGTAACATTTATATCCGGCCCTACAGGAGTTTTCTATAAACAGTTTGGTATAACCTTAATTGTAGCGATTTTAATTTCTGCCGTTAATGCCTTGACATTATCTCCAGCATTATGTGCGTTATTCTTAAAACCACATCAAGAAGGAGAAGTAAAACGTAATTTTGTTCAACGTTTCTTCGATGCATTTAATGCAGCGTTTGATCGTATGACACATAAATACGGAAATTCATTCAAGTTTTTAGTTAAACACAAATGGATTTCTTTTATCATTATTATTGCAAGTGCTGTAGGAATTTATGGCATAGGAAAAATGATGCCAACTGGATTCGTTCCTGCTGAGGATAATGGATTCATTATTGGTAATGTCGAATTACCTGCAGGAGCTTCTATGGACCGTGTGTATGAAGTTGAGAAACAATTCCAAGAAAAAATTAAAAATATTCCAGGAATTGATAAAGCGACTATTTATTCGGGTATCTCTATTATTTCAGGTGCAGGTTCTAACTACGGTATGATGTTCGTTAAATTGAAATCATTCGAAGAACGTACAACCCCAGATTTATCTATTCAAGCAATTATTGGGCAATTATTTGGTGCAGCTGCACAAATTCCTGATGCACAGATGATTTTCTTCCAACCACCAGCAATTCCAGGTTTTGGTATGTCTTCTGGTTTCGAATTAAAATTATTAGATAAAACAGGTGGAGATATTGCTGATTTTGATAAAGTTTCAAAAGAATACATTGGAGCATTAATGCAACGTCCAGAAATTCAGTATGCACAAACTTCATTCAATACGAACTTCCCTCAATATGAAATTGATGTTAATATTGAAAGAGCAAAACAATCAGGAGTTTCTGTAAGTTCAATTTTCTCAACATTACAAGGTTACATTGGAGGTTTATATGCAGCAGACTTTACACGTTTTGGTAAACAATACCGTGTGTATATTCAGTCTTCTCCAGATGATCGTATCAATGAAATGAGTTTAAATAAAATGTTTGTGAAAACATCAACAGGAGCTATGGCACCCGTATCACAATTTGTTTCATTGAAACGTGTATATGGTCCTAATTCTGTAGACCGTTACAATTTATTTACATCTGCTAACATTACAGGAGCTGTAAATCCAGGTTTCTCTACGGGAGATGCGATTTCAGCAATTAATCAAGTAACAGAACAAACATTGTCAACTTCTTATGGAACTGACTTTACAGGTTTAACACGTGAAGAGATTAATTCTGGTAATCAAACTGCAATGATTTTTGCATTATGTATTGTTTTCGTATACTTTATTTTATCTGCTCAATATGAGTCTTACGTTTTACCACTTTCAGTTTTATTATCTGTTCCATGTGGTGTGATGGGAGCTTATTTATCTCAATGGTTAGCGGGATTAGAAAATAATATTTATTTCCAAATTGCCTTAGTCATGTTGGTTGGTTTATTAGCCAAGAATGCCATTCTGATTGTAGAGTTCGCTTTACAAAGACGTGCGCATGGAATGACAATTGTACAAGCGGCAATTGATGGAGCAAAAGCTCGTTTACGTCCAATTTTAATGACATCTTTTGCCTTTATTTTAGGTTTAATGCCATTAGTATTTGCGACAGGAGTTTCTTCTGCAGGTAACCGTTCAGTTGCAACTGGTGCTGCATTCGGATTATTAATTGGTACAGTTTTAGGTATTTTCGTAATTCCTATTTTGTTTATTGTTTTCCAAACATTACAAGAAAAAATTAAGCCAATGAAATTTGATCGTCCACAAGAAGAAATTGAACATAATAATTCAATCTAA
- a CDS encoding efflux RND transporter periplasmic adaptor subunit, which produces MKNVNVMMVGALAIALSSCGKKDNAGAQAQGPTPYPVVDVPTRVVTSYDEYPTNIEGVVNNEVRAKIQGYITEVYVDEGQYVQAGQPLFRLETNVLTQNADAARSGVGAAQASVKSAQANVNAAQANVNAAQVEVDKLTPLVQKNIISNVQLETAKANLAKAQASYNQALAAVGQAQAGVTQAQANYKGAQANVDYSVVRAPISGVLGSINFRQGTLVGPSDPTAITTVSNTSKVYAYFSMNEKEYLNFISKSEGATLKEKLDKIPAVDLVLANGEIYPEKGKIQTVTGQINPTTGTIDFRVSFNNAAKILANGNSGRIRVPKTYVDVLVVPEAATFEQQGMTYVYKVTKDTAYATPITVVERANNIAVVKDGVKKGDKVVAQGVGKLRDKTAVKPMPANFDTIVNSTKTVF; this is translated from the coding sequence ATGAAAAACGTTAACGTTATGATGGTTGGTGCTTTGGCTATTGCGCTAAGTTCTTGTGGTAAAAAGGACAATGCAGGAGCACAAGCACAAGGTCCGACACCTTATCCAGTTGTTGATGTACCAACAAGAGTGGTGACAAGTTATGATGAATATCCGACAAATATTGAAGGAGTTGTGAATAACGAGGTCCGTGCGAAAATTCAAGGATACATTACAGAAGTTTATGTTGATGAAGGTCAATACGTACAAGCTGGTCAACCTTTGTTTAGATTAGAAACAAATGTATTAACTCAAAACGCTGATGCTGCAAGATCAGGAGTTGGAGCAGCGCAAGCGAGTGTAAAGTCAGCACAAGCAAATGTAAATGCAGCACAAGCAAATGTAAATGCAGCGCAAGTGGAAGTGGATAAATTAACTCCTCTTGTTCAGAAAAATATTATAAGTAATGTACAATTAGAAACAGCAAAAGCAAATTTAGCAAAAGCTCAGGCAAGTTATAATCAAGCTTTGGCAGCTGTGGGACAAGCTCAAGCAGGTGTTACACAAGCTCAAGCAAATTATAAAGGTGCTCAAGCAAATGTAGATTATTCTGTTGTACGCGCTCCAATAAGTGGAGTATTAGGTTCTATTAACTTCCGTCAAGGAACATTAGTAGGTCCATCAGATCCAACAGCAATTACTACAGTTTCTAACACCTCTAAAGTTTATGCTTACTTTTCGATGAATGAAAAAGAGTATTTAAATTTTATTTCTAAATCTGAAGGAGCAACTTTAAAAGAGAAATTAGATAAAATTCCTGCTGTAGATTTAGTTTTAGCTAACGGAGAAATTTATCCTGAAAAAGGTAAGATTCAAACTGTTACAGGACAAATCAATCCTACTACTGGTACGATAGATTTCCGTGTATCTTTTAACAATGCGGCAAAAATATTAGCGAATGGTAATTCAGGACGTATCCGTGTTCCAAAAACTTATGTTGATGTATTGGTTGTGCCAGAAGCTGCAACGTTTGAACAGCAAGGTATGACTTATGTTTACAAAGTAACAAAAGATACAGCTTACGCAACTCCAATTACTGTTGTAGAAAGAGCGAATAATATTGCAGTTGTAAAAGATGGAGTGAAAAAAGGTGATAAAGTTGTTGCACAAGGTGTAGGTAAATTGAGAGATAAGACTGCCGTTAAACCAATGCCAGCAAACTTTGATACAATCGTAAATTCTACAAAAACAGTATTCTAA
- a CDS encoding IS3 family transposase (programmed frameshift) has protein sequence MTRKVKYGVAFKLRCVKEVLEKHRTIRSISKKENIHASLLKKWVSDYHNQGISGIEPKKNQTYSVEFKLKVIKTITKQFLSLREARLKFNIPSESVIIKWQKDFATFGIDGLKPKPKGRPKTMSTSKGRPKKSKQPLTREEELLLEIERLRCEVGTLKKVQCLNSSRGRKTKETWTQAINELRPEFHLNLLLDCTHMARSSFYYHISRSKTDKYEELKRKIQTIYHQHKGRYGYRRITDELRKSGTIINHKTVLKLMNSLGLKSLIRRKKYKSYKGEQGKIAPNILQRAFKADKPNQKWVTDVTEFKVKDKKLYLSPIMDLYNQEIISYELSERPVFNQVTQMLKKAFKITKDTKDLILHSDQGWQYQMKQYQALLNEKGIIQSMSRKGNCLDNAIIENFFGILKSELFYLQKFNSIEELKKEIKQYIYYYNNDRIKSNLNKMSPIQYRTHFYNY, from the exons ATGACAAGAAAAGTAAAATATGGTGTAGCATTTAAGTTACGTTGTGTGAAAGAAGTTTTAGAAAAACATCGAACAATACGTTCAATTAGTAAAAAAGAAAATATACATGCTTCTTTATTAAAGAAATGGGTTTCTGATTATCATAATCAAGGAATTTCAGGTATAGAACCTAAAAAAAACCAAACGTATAGCGTTGAATTTAAGTTGAAAGTTATTAAGACTATAACCAAACAGTTTCTTAGTTTGCGTGAAGCACGCTTGAAATTTAATATTCCAAGTGAATCGGTTATTATAAAATGGCAAAAAGATTTTGCTACCTTTGGAATAGACGGATTAAAACCCAAACCAAAAGGCCGTCCCAAGACTATGAGCACATCTAAAGGTAGACCTAAAAAATCGAAACAACCGTTAACAAGAGAAGAAGAACTATTGTTAGAGATTGAACGTTTACGTTGTGAAGTTG GCACTCTTAAAAAAGTTCAATGCCTTAATTCAAGCCGAGGAAGAAAAACAAAAGAAACTTGGACACAAGCCATAAATGAATTAAGGCCAGAATTTCATCTAAATTTACTTTTAGATTGTACACATATGGCTAGAAGCAGCTTTTACTATCATATTTCACGTAGTAAAACAGATAAATACGAGGAATTAAAACGTAAAATACAAACCATTTATCATCAGCATAAAGGGCGATATGGCTATCGACGAATTACCGATGAATTAAGAAAATCAGGAACTATCATCAATCATAAAACTGTTCTTAAACTGATGAATAGCTTAGGATTAAAGAGTTTGATTCGAAGAAAAAAATACAAATCTTACAAAGGAGAACAAGGAAAGATTGCACCAAACATCTTGCAAAGAGCATTTAAGGCTGATAAACCCAACCAAAAATGGGTAACAGATGTTACCGAGTTTAAAGTAAAAGATAAAAAACTATATTTATCACCAATAATGGATCTGTACAATCAAGAAATTATCAGCTATGAGTTAAGCGAACGACCTGTTTTTAATCAAGTAACTCAAATGCTTAAAAAGGCATTTAAAATAACGAAAGACACCAAAGATTTGATATTACATTCAGATCAAGGATGGCAATATCAAATGAAACAATATCAGGCTTTATTAAATGAAAAAGGAATCATACAAAGTATGAGTAGAAAAGGAAATTGCTTAGATAATGCTATTATCGAGAATTTCTTCGGAATACTGAAATCGGAACTATTTTATTTACAAAAATTTAATTCTATTGAAGAGCTAAAAAAAGAAATAAAACAATACATTTACTATTACAATAACGATAGAATAAAATCGAACTTAAATAAAATGAGCCCGATACAATATCGAACTCATTTTTATAATTATTAA
- a CDS encoding alpha/beta fold hydrolase, which translates to MLAHTTYTHPTSAEWVTFVHGAGGSSTIWFKQIREFRKHFNVVLLDLRGHGRSKNNLKSLFEKRYTFESVAKDVIDVLDHLKIKQTHFVGMSLGTIVIRQLAEDYSERFKSMIMGGAIMKMNYQSRFLMTVGNMFKHMIPYLVLYRIFAFAIMPRSAHKESRNLFINEAKKLYQKEFLKWFKLTADINPLLKWFREVELNIPTLYIMGSEDHMFLPSIENLIKSHTKNSELIVIEDCGHVVNVDQPQIFNEKVIAYINTIK; encoded by the coding sequence TTGTTAGCACACACTACATATACTCATCCCACAAGTGCAGAATGGGTCACTTTTGTTCATGGAGCAGGAGGAAGTTCAACGATTTGGTTTAAACAAATTCGTGAATTTCGTAAGCATTTTAATGTTGTTCTTTTGGATTTGAGAGGACATGGTCGTTCGAAAAATAACCTTAAATCGCTTTTTGAAAAACGCTATACGTTCGAATCTGTAGCGAAAGATGTGATTGATGTATTGGATCATTTAAAAATTAAACAAACACATTTTGTTGGAATGTCTTTGGGTACAATTGTTATTAGACAGTTGGCAGAAGATTATTCAGAACGTTTCAAATCGATGATTATGGGTGGAGCAATCATGAAGATGAATTATCAAAGTCGCTTTTTAATGACCGTTGGTAATATGTTCAAACATATGATTCCGTATTTAGTTTTGTACCGTATTTTCGCTTTTGCCATTATGCCGAGAAGTGCACACAAAGAATCGCGCAATTTATTTATTAATGAAGCGAAGAAACTCTATCAAAAAGAATTTCTAAAGTGGTTCAAACTAACAGCAGATATCAATCCGTTGTTAAAATGGTTTAGAGAAGTAGAGCTTAATATCCCTACACTTTATATTATGGGATCAGAAGATCATATGTTTTTACCATCAATTGAAAACTTAATAAAATCACACACCAAAAACTCTGAATTGATTGTCATTGAGGATTGTGGACATGTTGTGAATGTTGATCAACCTCAGATTTTTAACGAAAAAGTTATTGCGTATATTAATACGATTAAATAA